The proteins below are encoded in one region of Telopea speciosissima isolate NSW1024214 ecotype Mountain lineage chromosome 10, Tspe_v1, whole genome shotgun sequence:
- the LOC122641434 gene encoding protein JASON-like, translated as MGCFLACFGPSKNKDRKRRRKHNVLPAHQIQGSYDPLKPTLSLNQESKETPTRLVSEQRDKPEEQLSFSARKKVTFDLNVQTYEHVPAPEATNYSSENDEEKERGKEEEKTAKTTESLSVSEDDSVTSSLGSYPPNHRYQNCRDSDDEDGGIESDESDLDDDEDDFDEEDIEPTEFKEESSESFFSLPVESRTETCATPPNEKEVNSSTKICSSPERELKTLPLNQNVRDRSKYVHSVLNPVENLSQWKAVKAERPRAAATPPSKIQKENTNFEQEPQIPFSPEPTFKSSPLKSNQSFSHSRPKNEEIKVDASLSNWLLSTETTPNTQTSSFTFANESTEESRSQRSNSPRSLEDRPILGALTVEELKQMALSSSPRKSPSRSPDEIPIIGTVGSYWSHTGQAMDSSSGSSCKGIPNTTSKYREDKRVNWHSTPFEKRLERALNRGSAEAYTSKF; from the exons ATGGGTTGCTTTCTTGCTTGTTTTGGTCCCTCCAAGAACAAGGATCGAAAGCGCCGCCGTAAACATAATGTCCTACCTGCGCATCAG ATACAGGGAAGCTATGATCCACTAAAACCAACACTCTCTTTGAACCAAGAAAGCAAGGAAACACCCACTAGACTTGTTTCAGAACAGAG GGATAAGCCCGAAGAGCAATTGAGCTTCAGCGCCAGAAAAAAGGTCACTTTCGATCTGAATGTGCAGACCTATGAGCACGTACCAGCACCTGAAGCCACAAATTATTCATCCGAGAAcgatgaagagaaagaaaggggaaaggaagaagaaaaaacagcaAAAACAACCGAATCCCTTTCGGTCTCTGAGGATGATTCTGTCACATCTAGCTTGGGATCTTATCCCCCTAACCACAGATACCAAAATTGCAGagacagtgatgatgaagatggagGAATAGAATCTGATGAAAGCGATCTGGACGATGACGAGGATGACTTTGATGAGGAAGATATTGAACCAACAGAATTCAAAGAAGAGTCTTCCGAGTCGTTTTTCTCTTTACCAGTGGAATCACGGACAGAGACTTGTGCGACTCCACCGAATGAAAAGGAAGTTAACAGTTCCACCAAAATCTGTAGTTCACCTGAACGGGAACTGAAGACATTACCTTTGAACCAGAATGTTCGAGATAGGAGCAAATATGTTCACTCAGTGTTGAACCCAGTTGAGAATCTTTCACAATGGAAAGCTGTCAAGGCGGAGAGACCAAGAGCAGCAGCAACACCACCATCAAAGATTCAGAAGGAGAATACCAATTTTGAGCAAGAACCACAAATACCCTTCAGTCCAGAGCCAACTTTCAAGTCATCACCTTTGAAATCCAACCAAAGCTTCAGTCACTCTAGGCctaaaaatgaagaaatcaaAGTTGATGCCAGCCTTTCAAACTGGTTGTTGTCtactgaaaccacacctaaCACACAAACTAGCTCATTCACTTTTGCCAATGAATCAACAGAAGAAAGCAGATCACAGAGATCGAATTCGCCAAGAAGTCTAGAAGATCGACCAATTTTAGGCGCATTAACGGTTGAAGAGCTGAAACAGATGGCGTTATCTTCATCTCCAAGAAAGTCACCGAGCCGGAGCCCTGATGAAATACCAATTATAGGTACCGTGGGGAGTTACTGGAGTCATACAGGTCAAGCCATGGATTCAAGCTCTGGTTCTTCATGTAAGGGCATACCTAATACAACCAGCAAATATAGAGAG GATAAGAGAGTGAATTGGCACTCTACTCCATTTGAGAAAAGGCTGGAGAGAGCTTTAAACAGAGGTTCTGCTGAAGCTTACACCAGTAAATTTTAG